The nucleotide window CAATAAAGTGATAAAGATTCAATACTTCGATATCTTTGaagtagaaaaaaatgaagtgtTATTCATCTCTTTGACATGACATGAATAACAATCAGCCTTTACAGAGATAAGTTCACTAATCTACCTAGTCAGACTTTAGTAACAACTCTCATTCTTACATCAACTACTATTTTCTCTAAATACTAAGTGTACAGACTGAAAATCCTGCTTTGCTGCTCTACAAAAATGTGAAAGAAAGTTTCTTCATCAGTTTCTCAAACGAGAAGTAAGGTCAATGAAGATGTCCTCTCTGCAGGGTATGGTGAGACCGCCCATTGGATGATCAAAACCAAATTCTTCCTCAGCTTGACTGAGTAAGTCTTGAAATAAAGGTTGGCTCAAGAATGATATGGGGATTGCAAATCTCTTCTTCTGCTCCTCCCCAACATACACAGCAAGATATCCCTTGGGAACATCTCCAAATTTCTTGATTATACGAGCCATACGAATAGCCATTATATTTAGTTTTAGAATAGatgagaaaagaaagaaaaaaatactgaAGACCTCAAAAGCAGAGAAAGCTTTGAATACTTTCAAGTTTTGCTGAGTGTTGTAGTGGTAGACACCTTCTCGAAAGTGTTTATATAGGACAATGGCAACTAAGAGAGTCCTGTTAATCACTATTCTGTGGGTACCATGGAAGACAATAGCACCTGAAGTAACATGGTTTTGCCTTTCAACTCATTGCCAAAGTATTGGTGACTTAGGTCACATCAACTCAAGACAACAGGCCCTACCTTTAACGTTGCGTTCCAAGAATTatttattctaaaaaatata belongs to Solanum stenotomum isolate F172 chromosome 1, ASM1918654v1, whole genome shotgun sequence and includes:
- the LOC125868693 gene encoding auxin-responsive protein SAUR21-like, whose translation is MAIRMARIIKKFGDVPKGYLAVYVGEEQKKRFAIPISFLSQPLFQDLLSQAEEEFGFDHPMGGLTIPCREDIFIDLTSRLRN